Proteins from one Microcoleus sp. bin38.metabat.b11b12b14.051 genomic window:
- a CDS encoding SdrD B-like domain-containing protein: MTESSNPSRSASQIDIGNVNIGNFQVGSISGNKYNDFNANGRPDGLDVPIPNWQIYLDLNNNARIDPGEPSTLTNPQGNYIFANLPPGTYQVREVQQPNFRQTTPNPAPITITSGTNAGNINFGNNFNAGTIAGTKFNDINSNARQDPGEQPLANWQIYLDLNRNNRLDGGEPSTITNLQGNYAFVNIPADTYLVREVQQPGFRQTTPDPGPINVTSNATITNVNFGNVFFVGSISGLKFNDLNANSIRDATDPPLANWQIYLDLNANNRLDPGEPNTITNPQGDYTFGNVSPGRYLVREVQQPGWIQTTPNPGAIDITGNTNAVGVNFGNNFPTGSISGFKFNDLNANGVNEPTEPRVANWPIYIDLNNNGTRDPNEPSTLTNAQGNFSFINLSPGIYSVREVPQPGFRQTTPNPTPITVGNGTNATNLSFGNVLVTGTISGVKFNDFNANGRLDAGEPPIPNTQIYIDLNNNSRLDPGEANTFSDSQGNYSFRNVPVGSYIIREVPPPGFIQTTPPALVVVSADVRASSIDLLTGDPESRSAKSLKGDPLTDATNYTGEPVGNIGADSWLSIADRDSYQISDLLVDRPAVNLGNLPNLAPQNVNLAPDTQIVGLVNKNELINLYLRNSLVSVGATDLSVM, from the coding sequence ATGACCGAATCCAGCAACCCTAGCAGAAGCGCCAGCCAAATAGACATCGGCAACGTCAACATCGGCAACTTCCAAGTCGGTAGCATCAGCGGCAACAAATACAACGACTTTAACGCCAACGGGCGGCCCGACGGCCTAGATGTGCCAATTCCCAACTGGCAAATCTACCTCGACCTTAACAACAACGCCCGAATCGATCCGGGCGAGCCTTCCACTCTCACCAACCCCCAAGGCAATTACATCTTTGCCAACCTGCCGCCTGGTACTTACCAAGTTAGGGAAGTCCAGCAGCCGAACTTTCGCCAAACTACGCCCAATCCCGCACCCATAACGATTACCAGCGGGACAAATGCTGGCAATATTAATTTTGGTAATAATTTCAACGCTGGGACGATCGCAGGTACAAAATTCAACGACATCAACAGCAACGCCCGCCAAGATCCAGGCGAACAACCGCTAGCTAACTGGCAAATCTACCTCGATCTCAACCGCAACAACCGGCTCGACGGCGGCGAACCTTCTACTATTACAAACCTTCAAGGCAATTACGCTTTTGTCAATATTCCCGCAGATACATATTTGGTAAGAGAAGTTCAGCAACCGGGTTTTCGTCAAACTACGCCTGACCCTGGCCCGATTAACGTTACTTCCAACGCCACTATCACCAACGTCAATTTTGGTAATGTCTTTTTTGTCGGCAGCATCAGCGGTCTCAAGTTCAATGACCTCAATGCTAACAGCATCCGAGATGCGACAGACCCGCCTCTGGCTAACTGGCAAATTTACCTCGACCTCAACGCCAACAACAGGCTAGATCCGGGCGAACCCAATACCATCACTAACCCACAAGGCGACTACACTTTTGGCAATGTTTCCCCTGGCCGGTATTTGGTGAGGGAAGTTCAGCAACCGGGATGGATTCAGACTACGCCAAATCCAGGGGCGATCGACATTACGGGCAATACTAACGCTGTCGGCGTCAATTTCGGCAACAATTTCCCCACTGGTAGTATCAGCGGCTTCAAGTTCAACGACCTCAACGCTAACGGTGTCAACGAACCGACGGAACCGAGAGTTGCCAACTGGCCGATTTATATCGACCTCAACAACAATGGCACCCGAGATCCCAACGAGCCTTCGACTTTAACAAACGCCCAAGGTAATTTCTCTTTTATCAACTTGTCCCCTGGCATTTATTCGGTCAGAGAAGTCCCGCAGCCCGGTTTCCGACAAACTACTCCAAATCCGACTCCGATTACCGTGGGTAACGGCACAAATGCCACTAATCTCAGCTTTGGCAACGTGTTGGTAACGGGGACGATTAGCGGTGTGAAATTTAACGATTTTAATGCCAACGGCCGCCTAGATGCTGGGGAACCGCCAATACCCAATACCCAAATTTACATCGACCTCAATAACAACAGCCGTTTAGATCCGGGCGAAGCCAATACCTTTAGCGATAGTCAAGGTAATTACAGTTTCCGCAATGTTCCGGTAGGTAGTTACATCATTAGGGAAGTTCCACCCCCAGGCTTCATTCAAACCACTCCGCCTGCACTGGTGGTTGTCTCGGCAGATGTTCGGGCCAGCAGCATCGATTTGCTGACGGGAGATCCTGAAAGTCGATCGGCTAAATCATTGAAGGGCGACCCGCTGACGGATGCTACCAACTATACGGGCGAACCTGTCGGCAATATAGGGGCGGATAGCTGGCTTTCGATCGCCGATCGCGATAGTTATCAAATTAGCGATCTTTTGGTCGATCGACCAGCCGTAAATTTAGGCAATCTTCCTAACTTGGCGCCACAGAATGTCAATCTGGCTCCTGATACACAAATCGTCGGACTTGTCAACAAAAATGAATTAATTAATCTATATCTGAGAAACTCGTTAGTGTCAGTAGGTGCGACCGATTTGTCGGTGATGTAG
- a CDS encoding DUF1565 domain-containing protein — protein MILNSKQSKCQKSRSLRGGTPSPNKSLISCLLLVFASTAFYNPQASAIAGETGSVQLLSQAPDSDINILYVSSSGGSDTGGNGSDVAPFKTLTYALSVAPPKTAILLAPGTYSAQSGEKFPLMLRPSVTVQGNPNTRGQNIVIKGGGEFISPTSAGQNIAILGADGAGLSGVTVTNTNYRGYALWIESSSPTIVNNTFSGSTHDGISVVGTGRPTIGGNFFSKNGANGITIFGTSRPEVRDNVFEDTGFGVNIAQNASPLLIGNKITRNKDGVVVQAEARPVLRNNYIESNRRDGIVAISKALPDLGTSAEPGGNVIRNNGQYDINNAAKGQVIPAYGNQLLSNRTTGSVDMAGTFSPPSPIARTALQLNVDRPSSIGGPETSLPAYTPGRLTPRVERAPIAPPATVSRRPAPASTQLRPLLPPRNTTAPQGTGGIAIPVPDPDARSVRESSAQQPMIPPNFDSSSGVSSEGKLPVPGRNIPLGRGGFVPSGLGGNSVPDSENSPLVDRASALGFRYRVVVDAESSGDRQKMLSLVPDAFRTFSNGRSVIQAGAFRDREQAEELLQILTANGLNARIEDIK, from the coding sequence ATGATCCTAAATTCAAAACAGAGCAAGTGTCAAAAAAGTCGTAGCTTGCGGGGCGGAACGCCATCGCCAAACAAGAGTTTAATTTCTTGTTTACTGCTCGTGTTTGCCAGCACGGCTTTTTACAATCCTCAAGCCTCGGCGATCGCTGGCGAGACCGGCTCCGTACAGCTACTTTCCCAAGCGCCAGACAGCGACATTAACATACTCTACGTGAGTTCTAGCGGCGGTAGCGACACGGGAGGTAATGGGAGCGATGTAGCTCCGTTCAAAACCCTCACTTACGCCCTCAGCGTCGCCCCGCCGAAAACCGCGATTTTACTAGCGCCCGGTACTTACAGCGCTCAAAGCGGCGAAAAATTTCCGTTAATGCTCAGGCCCAGCGTAACTGTGCAAGGAAATCCCAACACTCGCGGGCAAAATATTGTCATCAAAGGCGGAGGAGAGTTTATCAGCCCGACTTCGGCGGGTCAAAATATCGCAATTTTAGGCGCAGACGGGGCTGGACTCAGCGGGGTGACGGTGACAAATACCAACTATCGCGGTTACGCTTTGTGGATCGAATCGAGTTCTCCGACAATTGTTAATAATACTTTTTCGGGGAGCACTCACGACGGCATTTCGGTAGTTGGGACTGGAAGGCCGACGATTGGCGGGAATTTTTTCTCGAAAAATGGAGCTAACGGGATTACGATTTTTGGCACTTCCCGCCCGGAAGTTCGAGATAATGTGTTTGAAGACACGGGCTTTGGGGTGAATATCGCACAGAATGCTTCGCCTTTGTTAATCGGTAACAAAATTACTCGGAATAAGGACGGCGTGGTGGTGCAAGCGGAAGCAAGACCGGTGCTGCGTAACAATTATATCGAAAGCAACCGCCGCGATGGAATTGTGGCGATATCCAAAGCTCTACCGGATTTGGGAACTTCGGCGGAACCGGGTGGCAATGTAATTCGCAATAACGGTCAATACGATATTAATAATGCGGCAAAAGGTCAAGTGATACCTGCTTACGGCAATCAATTGCTGAGCAATCGGACAACGGGCTCGGTTGATATGGCTGGAACTTTTAGCCCGCCTTCGCCCATTGCGCGCACGGCTTTGCAGCTAAATGTCGATCGACCTTCGAGTATCGGCGGCCCAGAAACATCTCTCCCTGCTTACACTCCGGGGCGGCTAACTCCCAGGGTTGAAAGAGCGCCAATTGCGCCACCAGCAACCGTTTCGAGGCGACCTGCACCCGCCAGCACTCAGTTACGGCCTCTGCTTCCTCCCAGAAATACCACTGCACCTCAAGGGACTGGGGGAATTGCTATACCTGTACCCGATCCAGATGCTAGATCCGTCAGGGAAAGTTCGGCACAGCAACCAATGATTCCTCCGAATTTTGATAGTTCTAGTGGGGTTTCTTCCGAGGGTAAATTGCCTGTTCCTGGCCGTAACATTCCTCTGGGAAGGGGAGGCTTCGTACCTTCTGGTTTAGGCGGGAATTCTGTGCCAGATTCGGAGAATTCGCCGTTAGTCGATCGAGCTTCTGCTTTAGGTTTCCGCTATCGAGTTGTGGTGGATGCCGAGAGTTCGGGCGATCGACAAAAAATGCTATCCTTGGTTCCCGATGCTTTTCGGACTTTTAGCAATGGGCGATCTGTGATCCAAGCCGGTGCTTTTCGCGATCGTGAACAAGCTGAGGAATTGCTACAAATTCTCACCGCTAATGGTTTGAATGCTCGGATTGAAGATATCAAATGA
- the rpmA gene encoding 50S ribosomal protein L27 yields the protein MAHKKGTGSTRNGRDSNSQRLGVKKYGGQVVKAGNILIRQRGTKVHPGNNVGIGRDDTLFALVDGVVTFERKGKTRKKVSIYPVVAPVAEAVAV from the coding sequence ATGGCCCACAAGAAAGGTACAGGTAGTACGCGCAACGGTCGCGATTCTAATTCCCAGCGTTTGGGTGTCAAAAAGTATGGCGGTCAAGTTGTTAAGGCTGGCAACATTTTGATTCGCCAACGCGGCACTAAGGTTCATCCTGGTAATAATGTTGGTATCGGTAGAGATGATACTTTGTTTGCTTTGGTTGATGGTGTTGTGACTTTTGAAAGAAAGGGCAAAACTCGCAAGAAAGTTAGCATTTATCCTGTGGTTGCACCTGTGGCTGAAGCTGTCGCAGTTTAA
- a CDS encoding SDR family oxidoreductase, translated as MPTQQKTNPAQHQEQQPGIESQMTPAPESFASEYRGSDKLRGKVALITGGDSGIGRAVAVAFAKEGADVAIGYLNEDGDANQTKEAIEQLGRRCLAIAGDIGEESTCKNLVEQTVKEFGHLDILVNNAAEQHPQESIEDITAEQLERTFRTNIFSMFYLTKAALKHLKEGSAIINTTSVTAYKGNEQLLDYSSTKGAIVAFTRSLSQSLAEKGIRVNGVAPGPIWTPLIPATFPAEKVAKFGAETPLGRAGQPDEVAPSYVFLASKDSSYMTGQILHPNGGSVING; from the coding sequence ATGCCAACTCAACAAAAGACAAATCCCGCTCAACATCAAGAACAGCAACCGGGCATTGAATCCCAGATGACGCCTGCACCTGAATCCTTCGCCTCGGAATATCGCGGTAGCGACAAATTGCGCGGCAAGGTCGCCTTAATTACCGGCGGAGACAGCGGTATCGGGCGCGCCGTGGCTGTTGCTTTTGCTAAGGAAGGGGCGGATGTGGCGATCGGCTATCTTAACGAAGATGGAGATGCTAACCAGACTAAAGAGGCGATCGAACAACTCGGCCGCCGCTGTCTGGCGATCGCCGGAGACATCGGCGAAGAAAGCACCTGTAAAAACCTTGTGGAACAAACAGTTAAAGAATTCGGCCACCTCGATATCCTCGTCAACAACGCCGCCGAACAGCATCCGCAAGAAAGCATCGAAGACATTACCGCCGAACAATTAGAGCGCACTTTCCGCACCAACATTTTCTCAATGTTTTACCTGACAAAAGCGGCTCTCAAACACCTCAAAGAAGGCAGTGCAATTATCAATACTACCTCAGTCACTGCCTACAAAGGTAATGAACAATTGCTAGATTACTCCTCCACAAAAGGAGCAATTGTTGCCTTTACTCGCTCTTTGTCTCAAAGTTTAGCGGAGAAAGGAATTCGCGTCAACGGAGTCGCCCCGGGCCCGATTTGGACGCCGCTAATTCCGGCAACTTTCCCAGCAGAAAAAGTTGCGAAATTTGGTGCAGAAACGCCCTTGGGACGCGCTGGACAACCCGATGAAGTTGCTCCCAGTTACGTGTTTTTAGCTTCTAAAGATTCGTCTTATATGACGGGTCAAATTTTACATCCCAATGGCGGATCTGTGATTAATGGATAG
- a CDS encoding thiamine phosphate synthase — translation MTEKQTRTLPAQPALCRILDANLDRSREGLRIIEEWCRFGLNSADLAGECKQLRQELAFWHTAELRSARDTPADPGTELTHPQEEQRSSIQQLLTANFCRVEEALRVLEEYGKVYDPNMGKAFKQMRYRVYTLESDLLAYRRYQQLLRSQLYLVTSPIDNLLAVVEAALQGGLTLVQYRDKTSDDGVKLANVRKLCELCHRYDALLIVNDRVDLAIAADADGVHLGQQDLPVAEARKLLGPGRIIGSSTTNAQEMQRAIDAGADYIGVGPVYETPTKANKQAAGLDYVRYAANKSPVPWFAIGGIDINNLDQVLNAGAQRVATVRAIMEAEQPTLVTQFFISQLIRMQNLKAQKALQAKT, via the coding sequence ATGACCGAGAAACAAACCAGAACTTTACCGGCACAGCCAGCCCTCTGCCGGATTTTAGATGCAAATCTAGATCGATCGCGCGAAGGGTTGAGAATTATTGAAGAATGGTGCAGGTTTGGTCTCAACAGCGCCGATTTAGCTGGCGAGTGCAAGCAACTGCGTCAGGAATTGGCTTTTTGGCACACCGCAGAATTACGCAGCGCTAGGGATACGCCTGCCGATCCGGGGACGGAGTTGACTCACCCGCAGGAAGAACAGCGTTCGAGCATCCAGCAGCTACTGACGGCGAATTTTTGTCGGGTGGAAGAAGCTCTGCGGGTACTGGAAGAGTACGGCAAAGTTTACGATCCAAATATGGGCAAAGCTTTTAAGCAGATGCGCTATCGGGTGTATACTCTCGAAAGCGATTTGTTGGCTTATCGACGCTACCAGCAGTTACTTCGATCGCAGTTATACCTCGTAACTTCGCCCATAGACAACTTGTTAGCAGTTGTAGAAGCTGCTTTGCAAGGCGGACTGACTTTAGTGCAGTACCGCGACAAAACCTCGGACGATGGCGTAAAGTTAGCAAATGTGCGGAAACTGTGCGAACTTTGTCACCGCTACGATGCTTTGCTGATTGTGAACGATCGCGTAGATTTGGCGATCGCAGCGGATGCGGACGGCGTACACTTAGGACAGCAAGATTTGCCTGTGGCGGAAGCGCGCAAGTTGCTGGGGCCCGGACGCATCATCGGTAGTTCGACGACGAATGCTCAGGAAATGCAGCGAGCGATTGATGCAGGAGCCGATTATATTGGAGTTGGGCCGGTTTACGAAACTCCGACAAAGGCGAACAAACAGGCCGCAGGTTTGGACTACGTGCGGTATGCTGCTAATAAGTCTCCGGTTCCTTGGTTTGCGATCGGCGGAATTGATATCAACAACCTCGATCAAGTATTGAATGCCGGAGCCCAAAGAGTTGCGACAGTGCGGGCTATTATGGAAGCAGAACAACCTACTTTAGTCACGCAATTCTTCATCTCGCAGTTGATTAGGATGCAGAATCTAAAAGCTCAGAAAGCTTTGCAGGCGAAAACCTAG
- a CDS encoding SdrD B-like domain-containing protein: MENLTSEERIAQQLQVGNTGPAILGIKFNDLNADGIRQANEPGLANIPILLEPAIGSNGQLNTGDVSVLTDANGGFSFINLVPGNYVLTETTVPAGFRTTTPNPLAVTVGNSNVNVFFGNTQLVGSRIVGCKYLDIDADGFRDGNEPGIKNVRIYLDGSNGSVPNGRLDAGELNTLTDKNGAWSFNVTPGTYRVREERVNGINGEPLERDFPQSTPPNNIPVLDVTVAPGQTFACAQVGDTPLYQIEINKFRDIDRSGTRNVVNGVFEPPIANVPFILDVNGNGRFDTGEELQLTDVNGVATFKNLRSANYSVLEVFPRSSLSEVGGPNIPPGNLNAPVATTPNPALVSAPGPQARFQGTISREQPILVTDPSYTLKPNDPKFVDTNRDGFQQLGENSIAATGVRPIFANTPLAFPATNPSPALTFTPVVGNTGTGANSGVGNTRPNITVFKYNDLNGNGRFESTQGEAPIGGVTVFLDTNNNGTPDAGEQQIQTNAQGRGAFTNLAPGNYTVREVVPAGFSPSTTAAVPVTLSTQDANVTFANTPNSNITGCKFEDFNQNGYRDGNEPAIANVTVFLDTNNNGALDAGEATTTSDQFGTFAFRNLRPGTYNLREVPPPGFFQTTQPLNIVLGPNQTFTCALIGNSRRYDLLVPKFRDDNRNGIQDGGEPPLANIPFTLDLNRNGRYDAGSEPLVRTNAQGIALFPNLFPATYSVLEVLGDPSVPNDFQIATGPNPVSFNVPGPNTTPSVPLPAATPARTASSIDPVTGGTDMAATVSTDPLTNGGVAAAGVNVSADSLLAPETAGVMNVDFTKLKDLANSQIAFFMAEQGFDKPDLLLGAPTTTPLF; the protein is encoded by the coding sequence ATGGAAAATTTAACTAGCGAAGAGCGCATTGCCCAGCAATTACAGGTTGGGAATACAGGCCCGGCAATTTTAGGTATCAAGTTCAATGACTTGAACGCGGATGGGATCAGACAGGCAAACGAACCGGGTCTGGCAAATATCCCCATTCTCCTCGAACCTGCGATCGGCAGCAACGGCCAATTAAATACAGGGGATGTCTCCGTCCTGACAGACGCTAACGGAGGGTTCTCATTCATAAATCTGGTTCCCGGTAACTACGTACTCACAGAAACCACAGTACCTGCTGGTTTCCGTACTACGACTCCCAACCCCCTCGCTGTCACTGTTGGAAACAGCAACGTCAACGTTTTCTTTGGCAACACCCAGCTTGTGGGTAGCCGGATTGTTGGATGCAAATACTTAGACATAGATGCCGACGGCTTTCGAGACGGCAATGAACCTGGGATTAAAAATGTCAGGATATATCTTGATGGCAGCAACGGTAGCGTCCCCAACGGCAGATTGGATGCAGGGGAACTCAACACATTAACAGACAAAAATGGTGCGTGGTCGTTTAATGTAACACCTGGAACGTACAGAGTTCGGGAAGAACGAGTCAACGGTATCAACGGAGAACCCCTAGAAAGAGATTTCCCCCAAAGCACCCCACCCAACAACATTCCCGTACTGGACGTAACGGTAGCCCCCGGTCAAACCTTTGCCTGCGCTCAAGTTGGTGACACTCCGCTGTATCAAATTGAAATTAACAAATTTCGGGACATAGACCGCAGCGGCACCCGAAATGTGGTAAATGGAGTTTTTGAACCCCCGATTGCTAACGTACCCTTCATTTTAGATGTGAACGGAAACGGTCGCTTTGATACAGGAGAAGAGCTCCAACTCACCGATGTTAACGGTGTGGCTACCTTCAAAAACTTGCGATCGGCCAATTACTCTGTCTTGGAAGTTTTCCCAAGAAGCTCTCTGAGCGAAGTAGGAGGCCCCAACATTCCCCCAGGCAACCTCAATGCTCCAGTGGCAACTACTCCGAACCCCGCTCTGGTTTCCGCACCGGGGCCGCAGGCGCGGTTCCAAGGTACGATCAGCAGAGAGCAACCGATCTTAGTAACAGATCCGAGCTATACACTGAAACCAAACGACCCTAAATTCGTAGATACCAACCGCGACGGCTTTCAACAGCTTGGGGAAAATTCGATCGCAGCAACGGGTGTACGACCGATTTTTGCCAACACGCCTTTAGCTTTCCCAGCGACTAACCCCTCACCAGCACTTACCTTTACTCCTGTCGTAGGTAATACTGGGACTGGAGCTAATAGCGGTGTGGGAAACACTCGACCTAACATCACTGTATTCAAATACAATGACCTGAACGGAAACGGTCGCTTCGAGTCAACTCAGGGTGAAGCACCGATTGGCGGTGTCACTGTGTTCCTAGACACCAACAATAATGGGACTCCTGATGCCGGAGAACAACAAATACAGACTAATGCCCAAGGGAGAGGAGCATTTACAAACCTAGCACCGGGCAATTACACGGTGCGGGAAGTCGTACCGGCTGGTTTCTCGCCTTCGACAACTGCTGCTGTTCCCGTGACTCTAAGCACTCAGGACGCTAACGTTACTTTTGCCAACACGCCGAACAGCAACATCACTGGTTGCAAATTCGAGGACTTTAACCAAAACGGCTACCGAGACGGAAACGAACCGGCGATTGCCAACGTTACTGTTTTTCTCGATACCAATAACAACGGCGCGCTGGATGCAGGGGAAGCAACTACCACTAGCGATCAGTTTGGTACTTTTGCTTTCAGAAATTTGCGTCCCGGTACTTACAACCTGCGAGAAGTACCTCCTCCTGGTTTCTTCCAGACAACTCAACCGCTCAATATCGTTTTGGGCCCCAATCAAACCTTTACTTGCGCTTTGATTGGTAACTCTCGCCGCTATGATTTGTTAGTTCCCAAATTCCGAGACGACAACCGCAACGGCATACAAGACGGGGGGGAACCACCTCTTGCCAATATCCCATTTACTTTGGATTTGAACCGGAACGGTCGTTATGATGCCGGTAGTGAGCCGCTGGTAAGAACGAACGCGCAAGGGATTGCTCTGTTCCCGAATTTGTTCCCTGCCACTTACTCGGTGTTGGAAGTCTTAGGAGATCCTAGCGTTCCCAACGATTTCCAGATCGCAACGGGGCCTAATCCTGTTAGCTTTAACGTGCCGGGCCCGAATACTACGCCTTCGGTGCCACTACCAGCAGCAACTCCAGCAAGAACTGCTTCTAGTATCGATCCGGTAACTGGTGGCACGGATATGGCTGCTACAGTTAGCACCGATCCTTTGACTAACGGCGGTGTTGCCGCTGCTGGGGTGAATGTCAGTGCTGATAGCTTGCTTGCTCCTGAGACAGCAGGCGTGATGAATGTTGACTTCACTAAGTTGAAAGACTTGGCTAATTCCCAGATTGCATTCTTTATGGCAGAGCAAGGTTTCGACAAACCTGACTTGCTGTTGGGCGCTCCAACTACAACTCCGCTGTTTTAA
- the thiS gene encoding sulfur carrier protein ThiS, with protein sequence MTNQIALQINGENRNCAIETPLPELLKQLGLNPRLLAVEYNGEILHKQFWETTQMQEGDILEIVTIVGGG encoded by the coding sequence ATGACAAATCAAATCGCCTTGCAAATTAACGGAGAAAATCGCAATTGTGCGATCGAAACACCTCTACCAGAATTATTAAAACAATTAGGTTTAAATCCGCGATTGCTGGCTGTAGAGTACAACGGCGAAATTCTGCACAAACAATTTTGGGAAACCACGCAGATGCAAGAAGGCGACATCTTAGAAATCGTGACAATTGTCGGAGGAGGCTAG
- a CDS encoding hemerythrin domain-containing protein, whose translation MVATLEDTKRQAIAMKLADMKALQNLLIANEQLFINSCNDSELCDRFRDMLEDDRKNLGVLETTIIQYGIQAEPKETTTKMVEEIQKLMEGSELTLFEKVTQHELLKHKQTMAGLLVHKAAQVVGADIEAAIVPLNTVNFENRAHQEQLKGVMEILGVRELTGKDPDQGVWARVQDAMAAMSGIIGGAVTRTKDEMNITEIISMDHRKVDTIFMEIEKTEDPQKLQEFFGQLYKDLSVHAEAEEQIVYPAVRSYFSDTQQLYNEQAEMKQMLAQIKALNPSSSNFKAQIQQLKTAVQAHVKEEENDMFPQISRNLSEAQMEQMATQFKEAKSTIQQEMAKMS comes from the coding sequence ATGGTAGCTACCCTTGAAGATACCAAGCGCCAAGCGATCGCGATGAAACTAGCAGACATGAAAGCGCTGCAAAACTTGCTGATCGCCAACGAGCAATTGTTCATCAATTCCTGCAACGACTCCGAACTGTGCGATCGCTTCCGGGATATGCTGGAGGACGATCGCAAAAACCTCGGCGTATTGGAAACAACCATCATCCAATACGGCATTCAAGCTGAACCGAAAGAAACCACCACAAAAATGGTTGAAGAAATTCAGAAACTGATGGAAGGTTCAGAACTCACCCTGTTTGAAAAAGTCACCCAGCACGAACTGCTCAAACACAAACAAACAATGGCCGGCTTGTTAGTACACAAAGCCGCCCAAGTAGTCGGTGCAGATATCGAAGCAGCCATTGTACCGCTCAACACAGTGAACTTTGAAAACCGCGCTCACCAAGAACAACTCAAAGGAGTTATGGAAATTTTGGGAGTGCGCGAGCTCACCGGAAAAGACCCCGATCAAGGCGTTTGGGCGCGCGTCCAAGATGCGATGGCTGCGATGAGTGGCATTATCGGCGGTGCAGTTACCCGCACCAAAGATGAGATGAACATCACCGAAATCATCTCCATGGATCACCGCAAAGTCGATACCATCTTCATGGAAATCGAAAAAACCGAAGATCCTCAAAAACTGCAAGAATTCTTCGGTCAACTTTACAAAGACTTAAGCGTGCACGCAGAAGCCGAAGAACAAATTGTGTATCCCGCAGTACGCAGCTACTTTAGCGATACCCAACAACTGTACAACGAGCAAGCAGAAATGAAGCAAATGCTCGCCCAAATCAAGGCTCTCAACCCCAGTTCTTCTAATTTCAAAGCTCAAATCCAACAGCTCAAAACAGCGGTTCAAGCTCACGTAAAAGAAGAAGAAAACGATATGTTCCCTCAAATTAGCCGCAACCTGAGCGAAGCCCAAATGGAACAAATGGCTACTCAATTCAAAGAAGCCAAAAGCACAATTCAGCAAGAAATGGCTAAAATGAGCTAA
- a CDS encoding peptidoglycan-binding protein, with the protein MSRNLRASWNKSREVPSWLLGWSLCGFLALGAIASTPTLAQLPTSEPGNNNSPIAQTPQTGAMIVRPALKVGSRGSDVTELQAALKLLGFYNGEVDGIFSKSTAKAVSEFQAAAGVAPDGIVGQDTWNRLFPAAPSASVENPIANTPATPENSEINPQPQPTNFPVLRRRMRGPAVKELQERLRAKGFLRASADGVFGRETEAAVKAAQRKYQLPADGIVGRATWEALLR; encoded by the coding sequence ATGTCCCGAAACCTGAGAGCAAGCTGGAATAAAAGCCGCGAGGTTCCGAGTTGGCTCCTCGGCTGGAGTTTGTGCGGTTTTTTGGCACTGGGCGCGATCGCCTCGACTCCCACTCTTGCACAGTTACCTACCTCCGAACCAGGTAACAATAACAGCCCGATCGCCCAAACACCCCAAACAGGTGCGATGATCGTCCGTCCCGCCCTGAAAGTCGGCAGCCGCGGCTCGGATGTCACCGAACTCCAAGCTGCTCTTAAATTATTGGGATTTTATAACGGCGAGGTAGATGGCATTTTCTCCAAAAGCACCGCTAAAGCTGTGTCTGAGTTCCAAGCAGCAGCAGGCGTCGCCCCTGATGGCATAGTGGGTCAAGATACTTGGAACCGCTTGTTTCCCGCGGCTCCGAGCGCTAGCGTTGAAAACCCGATCGCCAATACTCCTGCAACTCCCGAAAATTCAGAGATTAACCCACAACCGCAGCCAACCAATTTTCCGGTTTTGAGAAGACGAATGCGCGGGCCGGCAGTCAAAGAATTGCAAGAGCGGCTGAGGGCTAAGGGCTTTTTGCGCGCGAGTGCTGACGGCGTGTTCGGGCGCGAAACTGAAGCTGCTGTCAAGGCTGCTCAGCGAAAATATCAGCTACCAGCAGACGGCATTGTCGGCCGCGCTACTTGGGAAGCCCTGCTGCGGTGA